A genomic region of Fundidesulfovibrio terrae contains the following coding sequences:
- the gcvPA gene encoding aminomethyl-transferring glycine dehydrogenase subunit GcvPA → MPYVPHTTADTRAMLEAVGVSSMEELFAEIPQTLRPKSFDLPPGMSEMDTRAKIEDLSSRNNTSLVSFLGGGFYDHYVPSAVDALISRGEFYTAYTPYQPEASQGTLQAIFEYQTAVSRLLDMDCSNASVYDGGTALYEAMMMAVRQTRRVKVVISETVSPIYRILLGTYTKNLNLELVTVPHASGATDFAAMEKAVDASTACVVVQNPSFFGCVEDASALFASAKAKGAVCIVSAYPVLASVIKTPGKMGADIAVAEGQSLGLPLSFGGPYLGIMTCTKAMVRQMPGRIVGRTTDSQGRTGYVLTLQAREQHIRRQKATSNICSNQALCALRCLIHMCLLGDEGLRRTARTCMENARYAAGKLSRIKGVTMLTHGPVGNEFAITLPRPAQDVCLAMIGRGFVPGFPLGRYYPGLENSLLVCCTEKHSRRDIDILAAWLEDEL, encoded by the coding sequence ATGCCCTACGTTCCCCACACCACGGCGGACACGCGGGCCATGCTGGAGGCCGTCGGTGTCTCTTCCATGGAAGAGCTCTTCGCCGAGATCCCCCAGACCCTGCGTCCCAAGAGCTTCGACCTTCCGCCGGGGATGTCCGAGATGGACACCCGGGCCAAGATCGAGGATCTCTCCTCGCGCAACAACACCAGCCTCGTGAGCTTTCTCGGGGGCGGCTTCTACGATCACTACGTGCCCTCGGCCGTGGACGCGCTGATCAGCCGCGGCGAATTCTACACCGCCTACACGCCCTACCAGCCCGAGGCCAGCCAGGGCACGCTCCAGGCCATCTTCGAATACCAGACAGCCGTGTCCCGGCTTCTGGACATGGACTGCTCCAATGCCTCGGTCTACGACGGCGGCACCGCCCTGTACGAGGCCATGATGATGGCCGTGCGCCAGACCAGGCGGGTGAAGGTGGTCATCTCCGAGACGGTGAGCCCCATCTACCGCATTCTGCTCGGCACTTACACGAAGAACCTGAATCTCGAGCTGGTCACGGTGCCGCACGCGAGCGGAGCCACGGACTTCGCGGCCATGGAAAAGGCCGTGGACGCCTCCACCGCCTGCGTGGTGGTGCAGAACCCCAGCTTCTTCGGCTGTGTGGAGGACGCTTCGGCCCTGTTCGCATCCGCCAAGGCCAAGGGCGCCGTCTGCATCGTCAGCGCCTACCCGGTGCTGGCCAGCGTCATCAAGACGCCAGGCAAGATGGGTGCGGACATCGCCGTGGCCGAGGGCCAGAGCCTCGGGCTGCCGCTCTCCTTCGGCGGGCCGTACCTTGGCATCATGACCTGCACCAAGGCCATGGTGCGCCAGATGCCCGGCCGCATCGTGGGCCGCACCACCGACTCCCAGGGCCGCACCGGCTATGTGCTCACCCTGCAGGCCCGCGAGCAGCACATCCGCCGCCAGAAGGCCACCTCCAACATCTGCTCCAACCAGGCCCTGTGCGCCCTGCGCTGCCTGATCCACATGTGCCTCCTGGGCGACGAAGGGCTTCGCCGCACGGCGCGCACCTGCATGGAGAACGCCCGCTATGCCGCCGGGAAGCTCTCGCGCATCAAGGGCGTCACCATGCTGACCCACGGCCCCGTGGGCAACGAGTTCGCCATCACCCTGCCGCGTCCGGCCCAGGACGTCTGCTTGGCCATGATCGGCCGGGGATTCGTGCCCGGATTCCCGCTGGGGCGCTACTACCCCGGGTTGGAAAACTCCCTTCTGGTCTGCTGCACCGAGAAGCACTCCCGCCGCGACATCGACATACTGGCCGCCTGGCTGGAGGACGAATTATGA
- the gcvH gene encoding glycine cleavage system protein GcvH, whose protein sequence is MFPTDLKYTPSHEWARIEGDTATVGITSFAQEQLGDITFVDLPAVGSQVTQGSEFGSIESVKAASELYSPVTGEVVEVNAALEANPELVNQEPFEGGWMIKVKLSAESQGLLDASAYEQTAVSCH, encoded by the coding sequence GGGCCCGCATCGAGGGCGACACCGCCACCGTGGGCATCACCAGCTTCGCCCAGGAGCAGTTGGGCGACATCACCTTCGTGGACCTGCCCGCCGTGGGCTCCCAGGTGACCCAGGGCAGCGAGTTCGGCTCCATCGAGTCCGTGAAGGCAGCCAGCGAGCTCTACAGCCCCGTCACCGGCGAGGTGGTCGAGGTCAACGCCGCGCTTGAGGCCAATCCCGAGCTGGTCAACCAGGAACCCTTCGAGGGCGGCTGGATGATCAAGGTGAAGCTCTCGGCCGAGTCCCAGGGCCTGCTGGACGCGAGCGCCTACGAACAAACCGCCGTGTCCTGCCACTAG